The following proteins are encoded in a genomic region of Methylococcales bacterium:
- a CDS encoding transposase family protein, translated as MKIKEILPRIYDDRQLRALTGLKTEHFILLLSLFEKTLIEDQKEKHENKERKYGSGLDSTLKTPADKLLFILNYMKCYSTFDHLGFSFNMNKSCAHTHVYKLFPILIKTLDIFNVLPATSFSTPEEMQQAFGGVQTLIIDATERAVQRPSDYEEQNEFYSGKKNSIQLKIPL; from the coding sequence ATGAAAATAAAAGAAATTTTACCAAGAATTTATGATGATAGACAGTTAAGAGCTTTAACAGGATTAAAAACAGAACATTTTATTTTACTATTATCTCTATTTGAAAAGACCCTTATTGAAGATCAAAAAGAAAAACATGAAAATAAAGAAAGAAAATACGGTAGTGGTTTAGATAGCACATTAAAAACACCCGCAGACAAATTATTATTTATATTAAATTATATGAAGTGCTATTCTACTTTCGATCACTTAGGGTTTTCTTTTAATATGAATAAATCATGCGCTCATACTCATGTATACAAATTATTTCCAATTTTAATAAAGACGTTAGATATATTTAATGTTTTACCTGCAACAAGTTTTTCAACCCCTGAAGAAATGCAGCAGGCTTTTGGCGGAGTTCAAACATTGATAATAGATGCTACAGAGCGTGCTGTACAACGCCCTAGTGACTATGAAGAACAAAATGAATTTTACAGTGGTAAAAAAAACAGCATACAATTAAAAATACCACTATAG
- the minC gene encoding septum site-determining protein MinC, with protein MLATTPLHIVSKTTLEFKSSSFNIPVLVLNSDSLLEIKKELHEKISQAPDFFKHSPLIIDLNLAITQYLDIQTLIETLRQLQLFPIGVQGGTSKQHETATNLGLPLLSVRLLNNLKLASQPPSNNETSPPQIEAIENKLITSPVRSGQRIYSKGDLTILAQVSAGAEVMAEGSIHIYASLRGRALAGVQGNIHSRIFCSDLQPELISIAGNYRVRDDLETVIANKAVQIFLQKKSLIIQPL; from the coding sequence ATGTTAGCAACCACTCCGCTTCACATCGTTTCTAAAACGACATTAGAATTTAAGAGTAGTTCTTTTAATATCCCTGTACTCGTGTTGAACAGTGATAGTTTGCTTGAAATAAAAAAAGAACTGCATGAAAAAATTTCACAAGCCCCTGATTTTTTTAAACACTCGCCCCTGATTATTGATTTAAACTTAGCCATCACTCAATACCTTGACATACAAACATTGATTGAAACTTTACGGCAATTACAGTTATTTCCCATCGGTGTACAAGGTGGAACCTCTAAACAACACGAAACCGCAACGAATCTTGGACTCCCTCTTTTATCGGTACGGTTACTTAATAACTTAAAGCTTGCCAGCCAACCTCCGTCCAATAATGAAACATCGCCCCCCCAAATAGAAGCGATTGAAAATAAATTAATCACCTCGCCTGTTCGCTCAGGACAGCGTATTTATTCTAAAGGGGATTTAACTATTTTAGCGCAAGTGAGTGCAGGGGCCGAAGTTATGGCCGAAGGGAGTATTCATATTTACGCCTCATTACGAGGTCGTGCTTTAGCGGGTGTACAGGGAAATATTCATAGTCGTATTTTTTGCAGCGACTTACAGCCTGAACTCATCTCAATTGCAGGTAACTACCGTGTTAGAGATGATTTAGAGACCGTCATAGCGAACAAAGCGGTACAGATTTTTTTACAAAAAAAATCATTAATTATTCAACCCTTATAA
- a CDS encoding alpha/beta fold hydrolase — translation MKIHKEIYGKGDPIVLLHGWAMHTGIWRNFAQKLAQNYQVICLDLPSHGRSDSLPNFQLDKISAALVEAFPKEPCTVLGWSLGATIALDLNHRFPDKVKQLVLLTGNPCFVKNERWAGMELTLLHRFAHNLMNDCQATLVRFLSLQILGLPTYKTLVKTLTLALQETPVTPKSALEQGLLILEKQDLRPALASLNCPVMAILGDRDTLIPVAIGQQMQALQPTLSLHILKKSGHVPFLSHENELLSLLTTFMENTHVS, via the coding sequence ATGAAAATACATAAAGAAATTTATGGAAAAGGGGATCCTATTGTTTTGCTGCATGGTTGGGCAATGCACACAGGAATTTGGCGTAATTTTGCTCAAAAGTTAGCTCAAAATTATCAGGTCATTTGTCTGGATTTACCGTCACATGGGCGCAGTGACTCACTCCCTAACTTTCAATTAGATAAAATTAGCGCGGCATTAGTGGAAGCCTTTCCTAAAGAACCCTGTACCGTTTTAGGCTGGTCATTAGGCGCAACCATTGCCTTAGATTTAAACCACCGTTTTCCTGATAAAGTGAAACAATTAGTCTTGCTAACAGGTAATCCCTGTTTTGTAAAAAATGAACGGTGGGCAGGAATGGAATTAACCTTATTACACCGCTTTGCTCATAATTTAATGAACGATTGCCAAGCGACTTTAGTACGTTTTTTATCCTTACAGATTTTAGGATTACCCACGTATAAGACTTTAGTTAAGACCTTAACCCTCGCATTACAAGAAACGCCTGTAACCCCGAAATCCGCTTTAGAGCAAGGTTTACTTATTTTAGAAAAGCAGGATTTACGCCCTGCCCTCGCTTCTTTAAATTGCCCTGTGATGGCAATTTTAGGTGATCGAGATACGTTAATCCCTGTTGCCATCGGTCAACAAATGCAAGCGTTACAGCCGACTTTATCCTTACATATTTTAAAAAAATCAGGTCATGTTCCTTTTTTATCACATGAAAATGAATTACTTAGTTTACTAACCACTTTTATGGAAAATACGCATGTTAGCTGA
- a CDS encoding cyclic nucleotide-binding domain-containing protein, whose product MALASGFLILNASQFNIIAQFGLLSALTMIGAMFSDLLITPILFKRIRLVSLWDVMTLNVQQVFTKSDIFSDMSPFQIKRVILLSQVREYQSGEIVIQQGDLGDKLFIVIAGNAEIVLYKVKTEISIAHLCWGEVFGEAGYAGNVKRTATVRVPENGPVLQVIMLNQQQVQSSMRFYPRLHAKLNSNISKILAQRLLERTQMEL is encoded by the coding sequence TTGGCACTTGCATCAGGTTTTTTAATCTTAAATGCCTCACAATTTAATATTATTGCCCAATTTGGATTATTATCGGCCTTAACCATGATAGGCGCGATGTTTAGTGACTTACTTATCACTCCCATATTATTTAAACGAATTCGTTTGGTCAGTTTATGGGATGTTATGACCCTTAATGTACAACAGGTTTTCACAAAAAGTGACATTTTTTCAGACATGTCTCCTTTTCAAATAAAACGCGTGATTCTATTATCACAAGTGCGTGAATATCAATCTGGCGAGATTGTCATTCAACAAGGCGACTTAGGGGATAAATTATTTATTGTTATTGCGGGCAACGCTGAAATTGTACTGTATAAGGTTAAAACTGAAATATCCATTGCCCATTTATGCTGGGGAGAAGTTTTTGGTGAAGCGGGTTATGCGGGCAATGTTAAACGTACCGCAACCGTAAGAGTTCCTGAAAATGGCCCTGTATTGCAGGTTATTATGCTTAATCAGCAACAGGTACAATCCAGTATGCGCTTTTACCCCCGCCTTCATGCCAAATTAAATAGTAATATTAGTAAAATTTTAGCCCAGCGTTTATTAGAACGAACTCAAATGGAGCTATAA
- a CDS encoding transposase family protein, which translates to MGFNNEYKTNSVNIPHKKPNKSKHNPNPTLTENQKKENKDMSRERVIVEHVIGGMKRYRCLVDKFRNKKEGVKDLFSFLAAILWNFNMIY; encoded by the coding sequence TTGGGGTTTAATAATGAATATAAAACTAATTCGGTAAATATTCCTCATAAAAAACCAAATAAATCTAAGCATAATCCAAACCCAACATTAACAGAAAATCAAAAAAAAGAAAACAAAGATATGAGTCGTGAAAGAGTCATTGTTGAGCATGTAATCGGTGGAATGAAAAGATATAGATGCCTAGTTGACAAGTTTAGAAATAAAAAAGAAGGTGTAAAAGATTTATTTTCTTTTTTAGCGGCTATCCTATGGAATTTTAACATGATATATTAA
- the bioF gene encoding 8-amino-7-oxononanoate synthase has protein sequence MKGFALENELERLKQQGLYRSRRVIDSPQDVSIRIDGRPVLNFCSNDYLGLARHPQVISAFQQAANHYGIGSGSAHLICGHSVAHHTLEEELATFTKRDRALLFSTGYMANLGVLSALLGRGDDVFEDKLNHASLLDGGLFSGATFKRYLHADVDSLQKKLNRSTAAKKILVTDGVFSMDGDLAPLVDLASLAKKNEAALMVDDAHGLGVLGQTGGGLVEQCELTQTDVPILMGTFGKAFGTSGAFVAGSEALIETLIQKSRPYIYTTALPAAIAAATSTSLNLLINDSWRREKLQALIMQFKQGANQLGLRLMNSNSAIQPILVGDAQKAVAISQHLLDLGILVTAIRPPTVAKGQARLRVTFSANHQKKNVTSLLNALEKSIL, from the coding sequence ATGAAAGGGTTTGCTTTAGAAAATGAACTTGAGCGATTAAAACAGCAAGGACTCTATCGTTCACGGCGTGTGATTGATTCGCCTCAAGACGTAAGCATTAGGATTGATGGGCGACCCGTTTTAAATTTTTGCAGTAATGATTATTTAGGACTGGCCCGTCATCCACAGGTTATTTCTGCTTTTCAACAGGCGGCTAATCATTATGGAATCGGCAGTGGTTCAGCTCATTTAATTTGTGGGCATAGTGTTGCTCATCATACCTTAGAAGAAGAACTTGCCACGTTTACAAAACGAGACCGCGCCTTATTATTTTCCACAGGCTATATGGCTAACCTAGGGGTTCTTTCTGCGTTACTTGGGCGAGGCGATGACGTGTTTGAAGATAAATTAAATCATGCCTCTTTATTGGATGGCGGTTTATTCTCAGGTGCAACCTTTAAACGTTATTTACATGCGGATGTAGACAGCTTGCAAAAAAAGCTTAATCGCTCAACCGCCGCAAAAAAAATACTCGTCACCGATGGGGTTTTTAGTATGGATGGGGATCTTGCACCTTTAGTTGACTTAGCGAGCCTGGCTAAAAAAAATGAAGCCGCTTTAATGGTTGATGATGCCCATGGTTTGGGCGTATTAGGTCAGACAGGTGGAGGACTGGTTGAACAATGTGAATTAACTCAAACCGATGTCCCTATTTTGATGGGGACATTTGGCAAAGCCTTTGGAACGTCAGGGGCATTTGTCGCGGGCTCTGAGGCTCTGATTGAAACCTTAATTCAAAAATCTCGCCCTTATATTTATACCACCGCACTCCCCGCAGCCATTGCAGCAGCGACTTCCACCAGCTTAAACCTATTGATTAATGATTCATGGCGCAGAGAGAAATTACAGGCTTTAATAATGCAATTTAAACAAGGAGCGAACCAGTTAGGTCTACGTTTAATGAATTCAAATTCCGCTATTCAACCTATTTTAGTGGGGGATGCTCAAAAAGCAGTGGCCATCAGCCAACACTTATTAGATTTGGGAATTTTAGTAACCGCTATTAGACCGCCAACCGTCGCTAAAGGGCAGGCACGATTACGAGTCACTTTTTCTGCCAATCATCAAAAAAAGAATGTCACCTCTTTATTGAATGCGTTAGAGAAATCAATTTTATGA
- the bioB gene encoding biotin synthase BioB codes for MSATLDTQPINLRHDWSLDEVKALFSLPFNDLLFNAHSIHRSHFDPNQVQISSLLSIKTGACSEDCGYCPQSARYDSDLKPEALMPIDDVLKAAKRAKEDGASRFCMGAAWRQPKDKDVERVVEMVQGVKALGMETCVTLGMLTDKQTQTLKEGGLDYYNHNLDTSEDYYSEVITTRTYQDRLDTLERVRDAGINVCCGGIIGMGESDADRANLLIELANLPSHPESVPINMLVQVEGTPLMGSENLDSLTFIRTLAVARILMPKSRVRLSAGRNEMNDEMQALCFFAGANSIFYGDKLLTTDNPMTHHDKTLFDRLGLHSGGSSYA; via the coding sequence ATGTCTGCAACACTTGATACCCAGCCCATTAATTTACGCCATGACTGGTCTTTAGATGAAGTTAAGGCTTTATTTTCATTACCTTTTAATGATTTGTTATTCAACGCACACTCTATTCATCGAAGCCATTTTGATCCTAACCAAGTTCAAATTAGTAGTTTATTAAGTATTAAAACAGGAGCGTGTTCTGAAGATTGTGGTTATTGCCCTCAAAGTGCGCGTTACGATTCCGATTTAAAACCTGAAGCCTTAATGCCTATTGATGATGTTTTAAAAGCGGCAAAGCGGGCCAAAGAAGACGGGGCCTCCCGTTTTTGTATGGGGGCGGCATGGCGACAACCGAAAGATAAGGATGTTGAACGCGTCGTTGAAATGGTTCAAGGCGTTAAAGCCTTAGGGATGGAAACCTGCGTCACCCTAGGGATGTTAACCGATAAACAAACCCAAACTTTAAAAGAGGGCGGTTTAGATTATTACAATCATAATTTAGATACTTCCGAAGATTATTATTCCGAAGTGATTACCACCCGCACCTATCAAGATCGTTTAGATACCTTAGAGCGCGTACGCGATGCAGGCATAAATGTCTGTTGTGGGGGTATTATAGGTATGGGGGAATCCGATGCGGATCGTGCTAATTTATTAATTGAATTAGCCAATCTTCCCAGTCATCCTGAAAGTGTGCCTATTAATATGTTGGTTCAAGTCGAAGGAACGCCGTTAATGGGGTCAGAAAATTTAGATTCCTTAACCTTTATTCGTACCCTTGCGGTTGCGCGTATTTTAATGCCTAAATCACGCGTTCGCCTATCCGCTGGACGTAATGAAATGAATGATGAAATGCAAGCCTTGTGCTTTTTTGCAGGGGCAAATTCTATCTTTTATGGCGATAAACTATTAACCACGGATAACCCAATGACCCATCATGATAAAACCTTATTTGATCGCCTAGGTTTGCATTCAGGTGGTTCAAGTTACGCTTAA
- the bioC gene encoding malonyl-ACP O-methyltransferase BioC — MLAESHLDKKNIRQAFAKAAHSYDAMAALQRQVGHDLLSEVSAKDLTGTILDVGCGTGFLTGELLALSGYQQIIALDLAFPMVEATRAKYRMEKLTYLCADAENLPLQANSVDTLFSNVALQWCQNLSAVFEEMKRVLKPTGSLIFSTFGSQTLHELKTAWANVDRFSHVNEFYNTAQIYDALKYAGYKNIIITEKIHRPYYASVIALMRELKGIGAHNVMAGRNHNMTGKSKMQAMIHHYESLHSSHKIPATFEIIKVSAKI; from the coding sequence ATGTTAGCTGAGTCACATTTAGATAAAAAAAATATTCGACAAGCCTTTGCCAAAGCCGCTCATTCTTATGATGCAATGGCCGCGTTACAACGACAGGTGGGACACGATTTATTAAGTGAAGTCAGTGCGAAGGATTTAACGGGAACGATTTTAGATGTCGGCTGTGGTACGGGTTTTTTAACAGGCGAATTATTAGCCTTATCAGGCTATCAACAAATAATCGCGTTAGACTTAGCCTTCCCAATGGTGGAAGCTACCCGAGCTAAATATCGTATGGAAAAATTGACTTATTTATGTGCCGATGCCGAAAATTTACCCTTACAAGCAAACTCCGTTGACACGCTTTTTTCTAATGTGGCCTTACAATGGTGTCAAAACCTATCCGCTGTTTTTGAAGAAATGAAACGAGTTTTAAAACCAACAGGTTCGCTGATCTTTTCTACCTTTGGCAGTCAAACATTACACGAATTAAAAACAGCGTGGGCCAATGTTGATCGTTTTAGCCATGTGAATGAATTTTATAATACCGCTCAAATTTACGACGCTTTAAAATACGCGGGCTATAAAAATATTATCATCACTGAAAAAATTCATCGCCCTTATTATGCCTCGGTCATCGCTTTAATGCGTGAGTTAAAAGGCATTGGCGCACATAATGTCATGGCGGGACGTAATCATAATATGACAGGCAAGTCTAAGATGCAGGCCATGATTCATCATTATGAATCATTGCACTCAAGTCATAAAATTCCAGCAACCTTTGAAATCATTAAGGTCTCTGCTAAAATTTAG
- a CDS encoding MMPL family transporter: protein MNPHKHEPEKTGEHSLVFIEQIMTFGARKPLISFLFILFISLISGVGLLNLTLDTSYDSMLSNNDPMIPVYNQVIKDFGSDNLVLIHYQADNLFTIEKLKILNEVTNTLQNLEIVENVETLATTLTIRNTHKGLKIDPLVSTPPQTQEDLAIIKDNALYSPLIRGTYLSDDGKKAALIVTLRPTFNEPEFNRNAYESIQQAIKPLEKTFDNVFQMGNPRINVEFERGIFSDLTTITPLAILVLIISIVCMLRTPMAAILPLVTSALSILWALGFLGFYGIPLNLLTAILPALVGESVVLMEIKLPQQGEPLELKPSLLFQPHWHLHQVF from the coding sequence GTGAACCCTCATAAGCATGAACCCGAAAAAACGGGTGAACATTCACTGGTTTTTATTGAACAAATAATGACATTTGGGGCGCGAAAACCCCTCATTAGTTTTTTATTTATCCTGTTTATTTCACTGATAAGCGGGGTCGGTTTACTGAATCTAACGTTAGATACCAGTTACGATAGTATGTTGAGTAACAATGATCCCATGATCCCTGTTTATAATCAGGTTATTAAAGACTTTGGCTCAGATAATTTAGTATTAATTCATTATCAAGCGGATAATTTATTTACGATTGAAAAATTAAAAATACTTAACGAAGTAACCAATACCTTACAAAACCTAGAAATTGTTGAAAACGTTGAAACCTTAGCCACAACCTTAACTATTCGTAATACCCATAAGGGATTGAAGATTGATCCTTTAGTTTCAACCCCGCCTCAAACTCAAGAAGACCTTGCGATCATTAAAGATAATGCGCTCTATAGCCCCTTAATTAGAGGAACGTATCTTTCAGACGATGGAAAAAAAGCCGCCCTTATTGTGACCCTGCGCCCCACCTTTAACGAACCTGAGTTTAATCGTAACGCGTATGAAAGTATTCAACAAGCAATTAAACCCTTAGAAAAAACCTTTGATAATGTTTTTCAAATGGGGAATCCGCGTATTAATGTTGAGTTTGAACGGGGTATTTTTTCAGATTTAACCACGATTACGCCCTTAGCCATTTTAGTGTTAATTATTAGTATTGTTTGTATGTTACGAACACCGATGGCCGCAATCTTACCGCTAGTCACCTCCGCACTGAGTATCCTTTGGGCATTAGGTTTTTTAGGATTTTATGGGATACCCCTTAATTTATTAACGGCCATTCTTCCTGCTTTAGTGGGGGAGAGTGTCGTATTGATGGAAATCAAATTGCCGCAGCAAGGCGAGCCGTTAGAACTGAAGCCATCCCTGTTATTTCAACCTCATTGGCACTTGCATCAGGTTTTTTAA
- a CDS encoding transposase family protein produces MGVNFPGKNHDYGMFKKEFNPELNWFSNFNIFIDLGYLGFNNEYKTNSVNIPHKKPNKSKHNPNPTLTENQKKENKEMSRERVIVEHVIGGMKRYRCLVDKFRNKKEGVKDLFSFLAAILWNFNMIY; encoded by the coding sequence ATTGGGGTTAATTTTCCAGGTAAAAATCATGATTATGGAATGTTTAAAAAAGAATTTAATCCAGAATTAAATTGGTTTAGTAATTTTAATATATTTATTGATTTAGGTTATTTGGGGTTTAATAATGAATATAAAACTAATTCGGTAAATATTCCTCATAAAAAACCAAATAAATCTAAGCATAATCCAAACCCAACATTAACAGAAAATCAAAAAAAAGAAAACAAAGAGATGAGTCGTGAAAGAGTCATTGTTGAGCATGTAATCGGTGGAATGAAAAGATATAGATGCCTAGTTGACAAGTTTAGAAATAAAAAAGAAGGTGTAAAAGATTTATTTTCTTTTTTAGCGGCTATCCTATGGAATTTTAACATGATATATTAA
- a CDS encoding transposase family protein, producing MKIKEILPRIYDDRQLRALTGLKTEHFILLLSLFEKTLIEDQKEKHENKERKYGSGLDSTLKTPADKLLFILNYMKCYSTFDHLGFSFNMNKSCAHTHVYKLFPILIKTLDIFNVLPATSFSTPEEMQQAFGGVQTLIIDATERAVQRPSDYEEQNEFYSGKKNSIQLKIPL from the coding sequence ATGAAAATAAAAGAAATTTTACCAAGAATTTATGATGATAGACAGTTAAGAGCTTTAACAGGATTAAAAACAGAACATTTTATTTTACTATTATCTCTATTTGAAAAGACCCTTATTGAAGATCAAAAAGAAAAACATGAAAATAAAGAAAGAAAATACGGTAGTGGTTTAGATAGCACATTAAAAACACCCGCAGACAAATTATTATTTATATTAAATTATATGAAGTGCTATTCTACTTTCGATCACTTAGGGTTTTCTTTTAATATGAATAAATCATGCGCCCATACTCATGTATACAAATTATTTCCAATTTTAATAAAGACGTTAGATATATTTAATGTTTTACCTGCAACAAGTTTTTCAACCCCTGAAGAAATGCAGCAGGCTTTTGGCGGAGTTCAAACATTGATAATAGATGCTACAGAGCGTGCTGTACAACGCCCTAGTGACTATGAAGAACAAAATGAATTTTACAGTGGTAAAAAAAACAGCATACAATTAAAAATACCACTATAG
- the fusA gene encoding elongation factor G, whose translation MTDLSLYRNIGIFAHVDAGKTTTTERILKLTGKIHKLGEVHDGAATTDFMEQEQERGITIQSAATSCFWNDHRFNIIDTPGHVDFTIEVYRSLKVLDGGVGVFCGSGGVEPQSETNWRYANDSEVARVIFINKLDRLGADFYRVTKQVKEVLGANPLVMVLPIGTEDDFIGVVDLLTRKAWVWDNSGDPVNYELQDVPADMVDTVEEWREKLIETAVEQSDEALEMYLDGEEPSMDMIQACIRKGTINLNFFPTYCGSAFKNKGIQLVLNGIIDYLPSPTEVKPQPEVDDEGEETGKFAIVDIENPFRALAFKIMDDRYGALTFIRIYSGKLNKGDTILNSYTGKTERVGRMVEMHADERIELDSAQAGDIIAIVGMKNVQTGHTLCDPKSPATLEPMVFPDPVISIAVAPTDKAGSEKMGIAIGKMIAEDPSFRVETDEDSGETILKGMGELHLDIKVDILKRTHGINVEVGKPQVAYRETITKVIEDSYTHKKQSGGSGQFGKIDYMIEPGEPGTGFIFESKVTGGNVPREFWPAVEKGFKNSIHQGVLAGFPCLDFKVTLLDGAFHAVDSSAVAFEIAAKAAYRQSLPKAGPQLIEPIMKVDVFTPEDHVGDVIGDLNRRRGMIKSQEANVTGVRIKADVPLSEMFGYIGDLRTMTSGRGQFSMEFSHYLPCPKNISEDVIKEVRERNDKK comes from the coding sequence ATGACAGATTTATCCCTTTATAGAAACATTGGTATTTTCGCGCACGTTGATGCGGGTAAAACCACCACCACTGAACGTATTTTAAAGCTTACAGGTAAAATTCATAAGCTTGGCGAAGTACATGATGGGGCGGCAACGACTGACTTCATGGAACAAGAGCAAGAGCGTGGGATTACCATTCAATCTGCTGCAACGTCATGTTTCTGGAACGATCATCGTTTTAATATTATTGATACCCCAGGACACGTTGACTTTACCATTGAAGTTTATCGTTCATTAAAAGTTCTTGATGGCGGTGTCGGTGTATTTTGTGGTTCAGGTGGTGTTGAACCTCAGTCTGAAACTAACTGGCGTTATGCAAATGACTCCGAAGTGGCGCGGGTTATTTTTATTAATAAACTCGACCGTTTAGGCGCTGATTTTTATCGCGTGACCAAGCAAGTTAAAGAGGTACTGGGTGCAAATCCTTTAGTCATGGTATTACCGATTGGTACAGAAGATGATTTTATCGGTGTCGTTGATTTATTAACCCGTAAAGCATGGGTGTGGGATAACTCAGGTGACCCAGTTAATTATGAACTTCAAGACGTTCCCGCTGATATGGTGGACACCGTTGAAGAATGGCGTGAAAAACTTATCGAAACGGCTGTTGAGCAGAGTGATGAGGCTTTGGAAATGTATCTGGACGGTGAAGAACCTTCTATGGACATGATTCAGGCGTGTATCCGTAAAGGGACGATTAATCTTAATTTCTTCCCAACCTATTGCGGGTCTGCTTTTAAAAATAAAGGGATTCAATTAGTCTTAAATGGGATTATTGATTATCTACCGTCGCCAACAGAAGTTAAACCTCAACCTGAAGTCGATGATGAAGGTGAAGAAACAGGTAAATTTGCGATTGTTGATATTGAAAACCCGTTCCGTGCGTTAGCGTTCAAAATTATGGATGATCGTTACGGTGCGTTAACCTTTATCCGTATCTATTCAGGTAAATTGAATAAAGGCGATACCATTCTAAATAGCTATACTGGCAAAACTGAGCGCGTAGGCCGAATGGTTGAAATGCACGCCGATGAGCGTATCGAGCTAGACAGTGCGCAAGCGGGTGATATTATCGCTATTGTTGGCATGAAAAATGTACAAACAGGGCATACCTTATGTGACCCTAAGTCGCCAGCAACCTTAGAGCCTATGGTCTTCCCAGATCCTGTTATCTCAATTGCAGTCGCCCCTACTGATAAAGCGGGTTCTGAAAAAATGGGGATTGCGATTGGTAAAATGATTGCAGAAGATCCTTCTTTTCGGGTAGAAACGGATGAAGACAGTGGTGAAACCATTCTTAAAGGCATGGGTGAATTACATTTAGATATTAAAGTTGATATTCTAAAACGGACTCATGGCATTAATGTTGAAGTTGGTAAGCCTCAAGTTGCGTATCGCGAAACGATTACTAAAGTCATTGAAGACAGCTACACACATAAAAAACAATCAGGTGGATCGGGTCAATTTGGTAAAATTGATTATATGATTGAGCCAGGTGAGCCAGGTACGGGTTTTATATTTGAATCAAAAGTCACGGGCGGTAACGTTCCTAGAGAATTTTGGCCTGCGGTTGAAAAAGGATTTAAAAATAGTATTCACCAAGGTGTCTTAGCAGGTTTCCCTTGTTTAGATTTCAAAGTGACCTTATTAGATGGCGCGTTTCATGCCGTTGACTCCTCAGCCGTTGCCTTTGAAATTGCCGCAAAAGCCGCTTACAGACAATCACTTCCAAAAGCAGGGCCTCAGTTAATTGAGCCGATTATGAAAGTTGATGTTTTCACACCTGAAGATCATGTCGGTGATGTGATTGGTGATTTAAACCGTCGTCGTGGAATGATTAAATCACAAGAAGCGAATGTCACAGGTGTTCGCATTAAAGCCGACGTTCCTCTAAGTGAAATGTTTGGTTACATTGGCGACTTACGTACCATGACTTCAGGTCGCGGTCAGTTTTCAATGGAATTTTCACATTACTTACCGTGTCCTAAAAATATTTCAGAAGACGTAATTAAAGAAGTTAGAGAACGTAACGATAAAAAATAA
- a CDS encoding transposase family protein, giving the protein MKIKEILPRIYDDRQLRALTGLKTEHFILLLSLFEKTLIEDQKEKHENKERKYGSGLDSTLKTPADKLLFILNYMKCYSTFDHLGFSFNMNKSCAHTHVYKLFPILIKTLDIFNVLPATSFSTPEEMQQAFGGVQTLIIDTTERAVQRPSDYEEQNEFYKTAYN; this is encoded by the coding sequence ATGAAAATAAAAGAAATTTTACCAAGAATTTATGATGATAGACAGTTAAGAGCTTTAACAGGATTAAAAACAGAACATTTTATTTTACTATTATCTCTATTTGAAAAGACCCTTATTGAAGATCAAAAAGAAAAACATGAAAATAAAGAAAGAAAATACGGTAGTGGTTTAGATAGCACATTAAAAACACCCGCAGACAAATTATTATTTATATTAAATTATATGAAGTGTTATTCTACTTTCGATCACTTAGGGTTTTCTTTTAATATGAATAAATCATGCGCCCATACTCATGTATACAAATTATTTCCAATTTTAATAAAGACGTTAGATATATTTAATGTTTTACCTGCAACAAGTTTTTCAACCCCTGAAGAAATGCAGCAGGCTTTTGGCGGAGTTCAAACATTGATAATAGATACTACAGAGCGTGCTGTACAACGCCCTAGTGACTATGAAGAACAAAATGAATTTTACAAAACAGCATACAATTAA